Proteins encoded together in one Erinaceus europaeus chromosome 11, mEriEur2.1, whole genome shotgun sequence window:
- the HES2 gene encoding transcription factor HES-2, translating to MSQRGLRTRPPSLHHATSQIMGLPGRAGHPAELRKSLKPLLEKRRRARMNQSLSQLKGLILPLLGCDNSRCSKLEKADILEMTVRFLQELSASSCLAAEPTLADSYLEGYKACLSRLGRVLPACRVLEPAVSTRLLEHLRQRADATTLEGPRAEGPCLPPATSSPPAPTPPHRPGLWRPW from the exons ATGAGCCAGCGGGGACTGCGCACCCGCCCTCCCTCCCTGCATCACGCCACCAGTCAGATCATGGGGCTGCCCGGGAGAGCAGGGCACCCCGCGGAGCTGCGAAAG AGCCTGAAGCCGCTGCTGGAGAAGCGCCGCCGAGCGCGCATGAACCAGAGTCTGAGCCAGCTCAAGGGGCTTATCCTGCCGCTGTTGGGCTGCGAC AACTCCCGCTGCTCAAAGCTGGAGAAGGCGGATATCCTGGAAATGACCGTGCGCTTCCTGCAGGAGTTGTCAGCCTCCTCCTGTCTGGCTGCAGAGCCCA CACTCGCTGACAGCTACCTGGAGGGCTACAAGGCCTGCCTGTCGCGCCTGGGCCGAGTGCTGCCCGCCTGCCGGGTCCTGGAGCCCGCGGTGAGCACCCGCCTGCTGGAACACCTGCGGCAGAGAGCAGACGCCACCACCCTCGAAGGCCCACGAGCTGAGGGCCCCTGTCTGCCGCCGGCGACTTCCTCTCCACCTGCGCCCACGCCTCCCCACCGCCCTGGCCTCTGGCGACCGTGGTAG